The window TCACCTCGAAGTGGCCGTACGCGCCGGAGCCCCGGGCGTGCACCACGCGCTCCGGAATGCGCTCGCGGTTGAAGCGCGCCAGCTTCTCCAGGAGGTGCTGGTCCTGGAGCAGGAGCGGGCCGCCGACGCCGGCGGAGGCTGAGTTCTGGTTGTCGGCGACCGGGGCGCCGGACTCGGTGGTGAGCACGCGCTTCGACATCGTGGACCTTCCGTGCGGGTGTCAGCGGAAAACTGTTTCCGCTTTGTGGAGCGTAGGAGTGGGGAGATCGGACGTCAACAGTTTGTTGAAGTGAAATCAACGGTTTGTTGAAGGTGATTCCGGGCCGCGGCGACGCCTGGGCGCGACAGGACAAGTGTCAGCGGCGCCGCGGCCCGGAAGTTTCTGGCGGATCTCTCCGGCGTCAGACCTGGGCGCCGGAGAGGCGCTCCACGGCCCGCAGCAGGGCCGAGTGGTCCAGGCCGCCGTCGCCCTGCGTGCGCAGGGACGCGACCAGCTGGGCGACCACGGCACCGACCGGAAGGGCGGCGCCGACGTTGCGGGCGGCGTCCGTGACGATGCCCATGTCCTTGTGGTGCAGGTCGATACGGAAGCCGGGCTTGAAGTCCCGGTTCAGGAAGTTGTCCTTCTTCCGCGTCAGCACCGTCGAGCCGGCCAGGCCGCCGTTGAGGACGTCCAGCGCCGCCTTCAGGTCCACGCCTGACTTCTCCAGGAAGACCACGGCCTCGGCGCATGCCTGGATGTTCACGGCGACGATCAGCTGGTTGGCCGCCTTCACGGTCTGACCCGAACCGTGCGGACCGCACAGCACGATGGTCTTGCCGAGGGCGTCGAGGATCGGCTTCGCGGCGTCGAAGTCGGCCTGCTCGCCGCCGACCATGATCGACAGTACGGCCTCGATGGCACCGGCCTCACCGCCGGACACGGGGGCGTCCAGGACGCGGATGCCCTTGTCCTTGGCGGCCTTCGCCAGGTCGACCGAGGTCTGCGGGGTGATCGAGGACATGTCGATCAGCAGCGCGCCGGACCTGGCGTTCTCCAGGATGCCGTCGGGGCCGTAGGAGATGGCCTCGACCTGCGGGGAGGC of the Streptomyces sp. T12 genome contains:
- a CDS encoding 2-hydroxy-3-oxopropionate reductase, giving the protein MSNLADSSHPTRPAIAWIGLGIMGSPMSENLIKAGYDVTGFTLEQDKLDRLAAAGGTVAGSIAEAVKDADVVITMVPASPQVEAISYGPDGILENARSGALLIDMSSITPQTSVDLAKAAKDKGIRVLDAPVSGGEAGAIEAVLSIMVGGEQADFDAAKPILDALGKTIVLCGPHGSGQTVKAANQLIVAVNIQACAEAVVFLEKSGVDLKAALDVLNGGLAGSTVLTRKKDNFLNRDFKPGFRIDLHHKDMGIVTDAARNVGAALPVGAVVAQLVASLRTQGDGGLDHSALLRAVERLSGAQV